The following are encoded together in the Scytonema millei VB511283 genome:
- a CDS encoding manganese catalase family protein, with protein sequence MFYHKKQLQYFTPPAKPDAVYAKKLQELIGGSFGEMTVMMQYLFQGWNCRGPAKYRDMLLDIGTEEIGHVEMLATMVAHLLDRAPVNMQEDGAKDPVVGAVMGGVRPRDVIMAAAMNPQHATVSGGGAMPADSVGFPWNGRFIVASGNLLADFRSNLHAESQGLLQAVRLYEMTDDPGVRDMLSFNIARDTMHQNQWLAAIEDLKSEGFEETVVPKIAYEYGKKENAYQFWNHSEGEESAQGRWAKGASIDGKGQFEYVANPQPIGPEPNLPQPDPKLHGTMKSPQAQQMQEGSVVSKAVQGVADAVEGTANTINKMTGGDGQ encoded by the coding sequence ATGTTTTATCACAAGAAGCAGCTACAGTACTTCACTCCACCAGCAAAACCCGATGCTGTCTATGCGAAGAAGCTTCAAGAACTAATTGGCGGTTCTTTTGGCGAAATGACCGTGATGATGCAGTACCTATTCCAAGGCTGGAACTGCCGAGGACCCGCTAAGTACCGCGATATGCTGTTGGACATTGGAACTGAGGAAATCGGTCACGTTGAAATGCTAGCAACGATGGTTGCTCATTTATTGGATCGAGCACCAGTCAATATGCAAGAAGATGGGGCAAAAGATCCAGTCGTTGGTGCGGTCATGGGTGGCGTTCGTCCGCGAGATGTGATTATGGCAGCAGCAATGAATCCTCAACACGCCACTGTTTCGGGTGGGGGGGCAATGCCAGCGGATAGTGTAGGTTTTCCTTGGAACGGTCGCTTCATTGTTGCTAGCGGAAACTTATTGGCAGACTTCCGGTCTAACCTCCACGCTGAATCGCAGGGACTCTTACAAGCTGTACGGTTGTACGAAATGACAGACGACCCAGGTGTAAGAGACATGCTCAGTTTCAATATTGCCCGCGACACCATGCATCAAAATCAGTGGTTAGCGGCGATTGAAGATCTGAAAAGCGAAGGATTTGAGGAAACAGTTGTTCCCAAGATCGCATACGAATATGGAAAGAAAGAGAATGCTTATCAGTTCTGGAATCACTCTGAGGGAGAAGAAAGCGCCCAAGGTCGTTGGGCGAAAGGTGCTTCAATCGACGGTAAAGGTCAGTTTGAGTATGTAGCAAATCCGCAGCCAATAGGACCAGAACCAAATCTGCCTCAACCCGATCCAAAACTTCACGGTACGATGAAATCACCTCAAGCTCAACAAATGCAGGAGGGTAGTGTTGTATCTAAGGCAGTCCAGGGTGTAGCTGATGCAGTTGAAGGTACGGCTAATACCATTAATAAAATGACTGGTGGAGACGGACAGTAA
- a CDS encoding glycosyltransferase: MTHFGIICPGSTGPLNTMLPLGQELQRRGHRVTVIGILDVRPKVLVAGLEFQVVGEDKFPEGATAESFAQLGKLSGLAALNHTINLLKDLAIVTLRDAPALLKASNVEALLVNQGAREGGTVADFLGIPYVTVCSAVVLNREPSVPPFNTLWQYSPAWWARLRNRAGYALLNRVARPTQTVIQEYRREWKLPLYAHPNDAYSRIAQISHAPAEFEYPREKLPPWFHFTGSYHSSASREPVPFPYENLTEKLLIYASMGTLQNRLIGIFQQIASACEGLDAQLVISLGGSARPESLPKLPGNPVVVEYAPQLEILKKATLMITHAGMNTTMECLKYGVPMVAIPVTNDQPGVAARIAWTGVGEFVPLSRLSVPKLRAAVQKVLTDSSYKQNAIKLQQAIQRSGGVTRAADIVEQAISTGKPVLAHVS; this comes from the coding sequence ATGACTCATTTTGGTATCATTTGTCCTGGCTCGACTGGACCCCTCAACACTATGCTTCCGCTGGGGCAAGAACTTCAACGGCGGGGTCATCGCGTCACTGTCATCGGGATACTGGACGTTCGACCTAAAGTATTAGTAGCAGGATTAGAATTTCAGGTGGTGGGCGAGGACAAGTTTCCTGAAGGTGCAACGGCAGAATCTTTTGCCCAATTGGGAAAACTGAGTGGATTAGCAGCGTTGAACCATACCATTAATCTACTCAAGGATTTAGCAATTGTTACCCTGCGGGATGCACCAGCATTACTCAAAGCATCCAATGTAGAAGCCTTGCTAGTTAACCAAGGTGCTAGAGAAGGAGGTACTGTTGCAGATTTTCTCGGTATTCCTTACGTTACCGTGTGCAGTGCAGTAGTGCTAAATCGAGAACCTAGCGTTCCTCCTTTTAATACTCTTTGGCAGTATAGCCCTGCTTGGTGGGCGCGTTTACGCAACCGAGCAGGTTATGCGTTATTAAATCGCGTTGCTCGTCCTACTCAAACCGTGATTCAGGAATATCGCCGCGAGTGGAAATTGCCCTTATACGCTCACCCCAACGATGCGTATTCTCGAATAGCCCAAATCAGTCATGCTCCGGCTGAATTTGAGTATCCTAGAGAGAAATTACCTCCTTGGTTCCATTTCACTGGCTCGTATCATTCTTCTGCTAGTCGAGAGCCTGTGCCTTTCCCCTACGAAAATTTGACTGAAAAGCTTTTGATTTATGCTTCGATGGGAACGTTACAAAATCGTTTGATTGGAATTTTTCAGCAAATTGCATCAGCTTGTGAAGGATTGGATGCTCAATTAGTAATTTCATTGGGTGGTTCTGCTCGTCCAGAATCATTACCAAAATTACCTGGAAATCCCGTAGTCGTCGAGTATGCACCCCAACTAGAAATACTCAAAAAAGCAACTTTGATGATTACTCACGCAGGCATGAATACAACGATGGAATGCTTGAAATATGGAGTACCGATGGTGGCAATTCCAGTGACAAACGACCAACCAGGTGTAGCAGCGCGTATAGCTTGGACTGGGGTAGGAGAATTTGTACCATTGTCTCGCTTAAGCGTGCCTAAATTAAGAGCAGCAGTCCAAAAAGTCTTGACAGACAGTTCTTACAAACAAAATGCAATAAAACTGCAACAGGCAATTCAAAGATCTGGTGGCGTGACTCGTGCTGCCGATATTGTCGAACAAGCTATATCTACAGGGAAACCCGTTCTTGCTCATGTTAGTTGA
- a CDS encoding calcium-binding protein, with amino-acid sequence MATIYGTIKSETINGTDSSDKIFGWAKDGNENSPSGNDTLFGKGGNDELYGGTGRDTLDGGAGIDTLVGGKGDDTYIVDSTTDIIREYEGGGEDTVQSFVSYTLGDWLNNLTLTGSQAINGTGNSLNNIIKGNDADNILKGGAGNDTISGSDGDRLFGEAGNDTLTNSANFEPNRRTYMDGGDGNDVLDGDFAIMHGGNGDDTIDGGTSSVIYGENGNDRLDGNESDLYGGSGNDSLSGDFSYLYGGEGDDILRTVFSATMEGGNGRDTLIGNSDSDSRGQDYFVFNNLAEGGDTIRNFVASGDGDSRDLIVISASGFGGGLTAVTEATPGGSISILAAEQFTIGTGATDASDRFIYNNTNGALFFDIDGTGSTAAVLLATLTGAPAITNSNIVLG; translated from the coding sequence ATGGCAACTATCTACGGTACGATAAAATCTGAAACAATTAATGGTACTGATAGTAGCGACAAAATTTTTGGCTGGGCAAAAGATGGTAATGAAAATAGCCCATCTGGTAATGACACGTTATTTGGTAAAGGTGGTAACGACGAACTATATGGCGGTACTGGCAGAGACACCTTAGATGGCGGTGCAGGGATTGATACTTTAGTTGGTGGTAAAGGAGATGACACCTATATTGTAGATAGCACCACCGATATCATTAGAGAGTATGAGGGTGGTGGTGAAGATACCGTTCAATCTTTTGTTAGTTATACGCTAGGAGACTGGTTGAACAACTTGACCCTCACGGGAAGTCAAGCGATTAATGGTACGGGCAACAGCCTCAACAATATTATTAAAGGAAATGATGCCGATAACATCCTTAAGGGTGGGGCTGGCAATGACACCATCAGCGGCAGTGATGGCGATCGCCTTTTTGGTGAAGCTGGTAATGATACTCTGACTAATAGTGCAAACTTTGAACCGAATCGGCGTACGTACATGGATGGCGGCGACGGTAATGATGTTCTAGACGGCGATTTCGCCATAATGCACGGCGGTAATGGTGATGACACCATAGATGGTGGCACTTCCTCTGTCATTTATGGTGAGAATGGTAACGATAGGCTAGATGGAAATGAAAGCGATCTATATGGCGGTTCAGGTAATGACTCGCTCAGCGGTGATTTCAGCTATCTATATGGCGGTGAAGGTGATGATATCCTGCGTACCGTTTTTAGTGCCACGATGGAAGGTGGTAACGGTCGCGATACTCTGATTGGTAATAGTGATAGTGATAGTAGAGGACAAGATTACTTTGTGTTTAATAATCTTGCTGAAGGCGGCGATACCATTAGAAACTTTGTTGCCAGTGGAGACGGCGATTCTCGCGATTTAATTGTTATCTCTGCTAGTGGTTTTGGTGGTGGGTTAACTGCTGTCACTGAGGCGACACCTGGTGGATCGATATCTATCCTTGCAGCAGAGCAGTTTACAATTGGCACGGGGGCAACTGATGCTAGCGATCGCTTCATCTACAACAACACTAACGGTGCATTGTTCTTCGATATTGATGGTACTGGTAGCACCGCCGCAGTGCTACTAGCAACACTCACGGGCGCGCCTGCAATTACCAATAGCAACATCGTGCTTGGTTAA